A region from the Acipenser ruthenus chromosome 13, fAciRut3.2 maternal haplotype, whole genome shotgun sequence genome encodes:
- the LOC117418369 gene encoding pancreatic triacylglycerol lipase-like — MSQAVGHFDCYPNGGEHMPGCDKNIVSQIIGLDGIWEGTQDFLVCSHRRSYQYYAYSILIPGGFVGYKCHSTEDFVAGKCFPCPTGGCPVMGHHSPTFKAPAGTVNMKFYLNTGDARPFMRWRYRVTVTITGDQDVSGTLRVSLYGTKGNTRQHEIANRVIPL; from the exons ATGTCCCAAGCTGTCGGGCACTTTGACTGCTATCCAAATGGAGGAGAACACATGCCAGGATGTGATAAGAATATTGTTTCACAAATTATAGGTTTGGATGGCATATGGGAAg GAACCCAGGATTTTCTGGTCTGCAGTCACAGGAGATCTTATCAATATTACGCCTATAGCATCTTAATCCCAGGAGGCTTTGTTGGATACAAATGTCATTCGACTGAGGATTTTGTGGCT GGAAAGTGTTTCCCGTGCCCCACTGGAGGCTGTCCTGTGATGGGTCACCACTCTCCTACATTCAAGGCACCCGCTGGCACTGTAAACATGAAGTTCTATCTGAACACCGGCGATGCCAGACCCTTCATGC GCTGGCGCTACAGGGTTACAGTAACTATAACTGGGGACCAAGATGTGTCAGGCACTCTGAGAGTGTCATTGTATGGGACAAAGGGAAACACAAGACAGCATGAAATCGCCAATCGAGTGATTCCTCTATAA